Proteins encoded together in one Salmo trutta chromosome 3, fSalTru1.1, whole genome shotgun sequence window:
- the LOC115174455 gene encoding piggyBac transposable element-derived protein 4-like → MGAVDKADMINSFVECTRKTTKWYKKIFFQLIDTAVLNGSIVHRQLTGKVITYQKYRENLMRELLEEHHTPRRPSTGGRPAVDNPLRLTARHFPCKVPQTAAQGSRTRRHCKVCLSGARRSKQRKMTKYMCLACDTPLCISPCFEEYHMLKHY, encoded by the exons atgggggccgtggataaggcggacatgataaacagctttgtggaatgcactcggaaAACGACCAAGTGGTATAAGAAGATATTTTTCCAGCTGATCGACACTGCTGTCCTCAACGGCAGCATAGTTCACCGCCAACTAACAG GTAAAGTAATTACCTACCAAAAATACAGAGAGAACCTCATGAGAGAGCTGTTGGAGGAGCACCACACCCCTCGGCGCCCCTCCACTGGGGGTCGCCCTGCTGTAGACAATCCCCTACGCCTCACTGCACGGCATTTTCCCTGCAAAGTCCCTCAAACTGCTGCTCAAGGTAGTCGCACACGGAGGCACTGCAAAGTCTGCCTGTCTGGCGCCAGGAGAAGTAAGCAGAGGAAGATGAcaaaatacatgtgtttagctTGTGATACACCTCTATGTATTTCACCATGCTTTGAGGAGTATCACATGCTCAAGCATTATTGA